The following DNA comes from Cellulophaga sp. HaHa_2_95.
ATGAAACAATTAACAATATCAGTAGTAATGGGTCTATTATGTGTAACCACATGGATATTAGCGGCACCAGTATTAACAACAAGTAAAGTAGACGTTGAAAAAGAAAAATCAACTACAGAAAATAATAATTTAGCGAGTAGAGCACAAACACTAACCATGTTATAAGAGTGCAAAAACGATAACAAACCCATTTACAATGGTTGAATAGTAAAGTGTTTGTTATGTTCCCCTAAAAGGGCATTTTGGAAGCAATTTCAAATGCCCTTTTTTCATGTTTAATAATGCCGAGTCAAATTAATTTATAACTAGCATTAAAGAATAGAGTTTTTTGCCCTAAATTGTTTGGCAGATTATCTCAGCCAAATGAAAATCACCAGAAAAACATTGGCCCTACTATTGGGTCCCTTATTATACTTATTTTTTTATAATTCAAGTCCGCCTTCAGGCATGTCTAATGATGCCTATGTAATGGTGGGAATTACACTTTGGATTGCCGTTTGGTGGATTACTGAGGCAGTGCCTATTGCGGTAACTTCTTTATTGCCTATAATATTATTTCCTCTTTCAGGAATCCTAGACGTGGGTGCTACTACTTCTGCTTACGGTGATAAATATGTATTTCTGTATTTAGGAGGATTTATTCTTGCGATTGCTATAGAAAAGTGGAACCTTCATAGGCGTATTGCTATTAATATTATCAATTTAATAGGAACCAATATTTATAGAATTATTCTAGGGTTTATGGTGGCCACGGCATTTCTTTCTATGTGGATCTCAAATACGGCAACTGCTGTAATGATGCTACCTATGGGGATGTCTATCGTATCAGAATTAAAAGACAATCCAAATACGGAAGCCAACGAAAACAGTATTTTCGGTAAAACCTTAATGTTAAGTATCGCTTATGCGGCATCTATTGGGGGGATTGCTACACTTATAGGAACTCCGCCTAATTTAGTTTTTGCGGGCTTTGTAGAAAAAACATATGGGATAGAAATTTCTTTTTGGCAATGGATGAAGTTTGGTTTGCCTATTTCTGTTCTATTGCTCGGAATCGCATGGTTCTATTTAACGCGTGTAGCATATACTTTTAAGCAAATAGAATTTCCTGGAGGTAAAAAAGAAATACAAAGGCTTAAGAAGGAATTGGGTCCTATGAAAAAAGAAGAAAAGGCTGTTCTTTTTGTTTTTATTCTTACTGCATTATGCTGGATTTTTAGAGCCTATTTACTTCAGAAATTTATTCCTAAAATAGATGATACTGCGATTGCTATTGCCGCTGCAATACTTTTATTTATTATTCCATCGAGCAAAAAAGAAGCGTTAATCATTTGGGAAGATGCGGTTAAAATACCATGGGGAATCATTTTATTATTTGGTGGTGGTATGGCACTTGCTTCTGGATTTCAAATTACAGGTTTGGCGGCATGGCTCGGGGCTCAAATGGGGTTGTTGCAAGGGCTATCATTATTCTTATTAGTTCTTTTTATTATTGCGGCTGTTAATTTTTTAACCGAGGTAACTTCAAATTTGGCAACAGCGGCTATGCTTATGCCAATTTTGGCGCCCATGGCTATGCAATTAGCTGTTAATCCGTTTATTTTAATGGTAGCAACAACACTTGCGGCGTCTTGTGCTTTTATGCTGCCTGTAGCTACACCGCCAAATGCCGTGGTATTTGGTTCTGGCTACCTTAAAATTTCAGATATGATAAAATCTGGATTTTGGTTAAATATCATTTCAGTATTGCTGCTTACCCTTATGGTATATTATGTACTACCACTACTTTGGGATTTAGATAGTTTAATGCCTTAGTTTTATTTAAAGAGAATCAGCAAAGCGCCTAATGCGGTTAGTATTAGAATCATTTTTCGGTAAAAATCATCTTTAATTATTTTAACCAAGCGCACTCCAACAAATAAGCCGATAATAATTCCAGGAACTAATTTTAAATTGATGAGGAGCGTATCTGTTGTAATTGTTTTCCAAACGAAGATGTGAAACGGTAACTTAAATACATTGACAATAAAAAATAACCAAGCGGCAGTGCCTATAAATTCATTTTTAGGCAAGCGCATCGCTAAGAAAAATATATTAGAAAATGCACCAGCCAAATTTCCAATCATAGTGGTGATACCTGCCATGACACCTGTAAATCCAGCAAAGGCCCAGTGAGTAGGTACGGATTTACTCTTTCTCCTGTCCCACCAGTACATCATTAGTACACTACCCAGAATTATAAAAGCCATTCCAAATTTAAAAGCTTCCTCATCCAAGTCTTTCCCGATAACCACGCCCATAAGTACTCCAGAAATCATCCAAGGTAAAAACCGGATAATATACTTCCATTGCGCATGTCTGTTGTAATAAATAACGGCAAAAATATCACCAATAATAAGTAAAGGAACAATGAGGCCTGTAGATTCTCTTGCGCCAAAAGCAATAGCCATTAATGTTACAATGATGATTGCAATTCCTTTAATGCCCGATTTTGAAATTCCTAAAATAATAGCAGCTAAAAAGGCTAAAATCCAAGAAGATTGAGGAATTGTTGTAGAAAGGGTTAAATACATGAAAACTGTTGCTCTGTGGTTTACAAAAGTATTGTAAAATAATTAACTTTAAAGGCAGACATACTAATTCCTAATCCCATGAAAGAGAGAATTGCAGCGGTAGATATATTTAGAGGAATGACAATTGTATTAATGATATTGGTGAATAATCCAGGTACCTGGGCTAGTGTGTATACACCGTTTTTACATGCAGATTGGCATGGATATACCCCAACTGATATGGTGTTTCCATTCTTTATATTTATTGTAGGAACATCAATTTTCTTTGCGTACAGTACTAAAAAGAGTAGTGTAGCGACTTACAAGAAAATAACAATTCGCAGTCTTAAATTAATAGGCTTAGGTTTGTTTTTGGGTGCTTTTACTTTGACCTTCCCATTTGTCAAGGATTTTTCTGAGATTCGTTTTCCTGGTGTATTGCAGAGAATTGGTGTCGTATTTTTTATTACTTCAATCCTATTTTTGAATTTTAATTGGAAACAATTAATGGCCGTTACAGCGCTAATTCTTGTAGGATATTGGGTGGTAATGGGCTTCATTCCTGTAAACGGAATAGCATCAACTTTTAATAGAGCTCCTAATAATTTAGCTAATTATGTAGATTTAAAGCTTTTGGGAACCCATATGTGGAAAGATGATTATGATCCTGAAGGAGTGTTAAGTACAATTCCAACGGTAGCAAGCTGCCTTTTAGGAGTATTCACGGGGCAGATCTTACGTACAAAGCGGCAAAATAAAACAACTATATTAATGGTGCTCGGGAGTGCTTTGTTACTTCTTGGCCATGTGTGGGATTTCGTTTTTCCGATAAATAAAGCGTTATGGTCTAGTAGTTTTGTATTGGTAAGTGCTGGTTGGGCTAACCTAATTTTAGCACTAATTTATTATATTACAACTATTAGAAAAGTGCAATTTGGGACGATGTTTAACTATGTAGGAGCCAATGCAATAACGGTATTTTTCTTATCCAGTTTTGTAGGTAAGTTATTTGGTTTGATACATGTTGGTACGGCTAACATTACTCTAAAATCATGGCTCTTTACGACGTTTTACGTTCGTGATTTTTTGCCTGCAGAACTCTCTTCTTTTTTATATGCCTTCACGATTATGAGCTTTTATTGCCTGATCGCTTTTATGCTTTACAAAAGACAAATTTTTATTAAAGTGTAGTGGCTATTCAATTAGAATGTGTAGTTTTATTTGAAACAAGAATGATTATGATAGATAGCGAAAAATATACAAAGATATACAGTGGTACCCAGGTAGGAGTGATTCTCTTAAAAGGATTATTTGAAGAGGCAGGTATTCCATACATTGAAAAAAACGAACAAAATTCGGGAGTGATTGCTGGTTTTGTAGGAGGCACCCCTTCAACAATATCCTTAGCGGTACTGGAGAAAGATAAAGAAAAGGCACAAGTTATTATTGCGGGTTATGAAAGCGGAGTAGCTAAAAACTAAGACCTATTGGCCATTAGTTTTGCCACATATTTCCCTATAACATCAAACTCAAGATTTACGATAGTTCCTTTTTTATAGGTATTAAAACGGGTGTGCTCATAGGTGTAAGGGATTATAGCGACACTAAAAGTATTTGCGCCAGAATTAATCACTGTTAGGCTGGTTCCGTCAATAGTGATAGATCCTTTTTCTATTGTAGGGTTGTTCAGTGCAGCATCATATTCAAAAGTAAATACCCAGCTACCTTCTTTTTCTTCTATAAGGATACAAGACCCAATTTGATCAACGTGTCCTTGAACAATATGGCCGTCTAGTCGAGAACCTAAAATCATGGCGCGTTCTAAATTTACTTTGTCACCCACCTTTAATTCATCGAGGTTGGTTTTCTGTAAAGTTTCATCAATAGCGGTTACGGTATAAGAATCGTCTTTTACGGCCACAACAGTCAAGCAAACACCATTATGAGATACACTTTGGTCTATTTTAAGATCAGGAGTAAGAGAAGACTTCACAGTAATGTGTAAATTTGTGTCTTCTTTCTTTAATGTCTTTACTTCTCCTAAAGTTTCAATTATTCCTGTAAACATGTGTCGTTTTAATTAACTAGTTTTGTGCTGTAAAATTACTATAAACCCATAAGATATCATGGAGGAAAGACAAAAAATAAAAGTAGGGGTTTCTATTGGCGATTTAAATGGAATAGGTTGTGAGGTAGTATTGAAGACTTTTGAAGACAATCGAATGTTAGATTTCTGTACTCCTGTGATTTTTGCATCTAATAAAACAATATCATACCAAAAGACAGAGCTTAAGTTAGATATTAATTATCATGGGGTTCAAGAAGCTTCAAAAGCTTTGGATGGTAAGATTAATGTGGTTAATGTATGGCGTGAAATTCCGAATATTAAGTTTGGAGAAGCTACTGCAGAAGCAGGTGATTTTGCTATCAAATCTTTAAAAGCAGCGGTTCAAGCTCTAAAAGAAGGAGCGATAGATGTTTTAGTTACCGCGCCTATAAATAAGAACAACATACAAGCTGAGGATTTTAAATTCCCAGGGCATACAGATTTTCTTGCTCAAGAATTAGAAGGAGAGAGTCTGATGTTTATGATCACGGACGACTTGAAAGTAGGTTTACTCACAGATCATATTGCCGTTAAAGATGTTGCCGCAGCAATAACACCAGAATTAATAAAAAGCAAAGTAGCGACCATAGAGCAGTCTTTAAAAGTAGATTTTGGAATCTCTAAACCTAAAATAGCGATATTAGGTATCAATCCACATAGTGGTGATAATGGTATTATTGGTAAAGAGGATGATGATACTTTAAAACCAGCTATTAAAGAACTTTCAGATAGCGGGAGCCTAGTTTTTGGCCCTTATTCAGCAGATAGCTTTTTTGGATCTGATGGATATAAGAGTTTTGATGCTATTTTGGCGGCATATCACGATCAAGGGTTAATTCCGTTTAAAACCTTATCATTTGGTAGAGGTGTAAATTACACGGCAGGATTAAATAAAGTACGCACGTCTCCAGATCATGGTACTGCCTATGAAATAGCAGGAAAAGGAAAAGCAGATCATAGCTCATTTGAAGAAGCTGTTTTTAAGGCGATAGAGATCTTTAGAAATAGAAAAGAATACAGCGAGCTAACGGCAAATCCTCTTAAAAAGTCAAGATTAAAAAGAGAATTTAGATAAATAAGTCGAGCGAGAAATAATTTTTAGCTAATTTTATTAGTAAATACAGCCCTTGAACGCTATTTTACAAAAAAAGCTAAAAAGTTGGGTTTTAGTAAAATAATAGTATCTTTGCACCCGCCTTTACGTGGCAGGAGCACTAAATAAGTGTCAAACATGAAGAAGCATAAAGAGTTCGTGATTCCTTTTTCAGGATTGAAGCAAGGAAGGCATGAATTTAATTTTGAAATAGACAATACGTTCTTTGAATCTTTTGAATACGATGAGTTTAATAGCGCTGCCATTAATTTAGCAGTGGTATTAAATAGATCTAGTACCATGTTAGAGTTAGAGATAGCTGCGAAGGGTACTGTAAATGTTTATTGTGATGTTACGAATGAACCTTATGACCAACCTATAATGGCAGATTTAGAACTGCTAGTTAAATTTGGTGATGAGTTTAATGATGACAATGATGAAATTCTGATACTTCCTCACGGAGATTTTCAGGTAGATATTTCGCAATATGTTTATGAAATGATCGTTTTAGCAGTGCCGCTAAAAAAAGTTCACCCTGGAATAGAGGACGGAACTTTAAAGTCAGCAGCATTGGATAAACTAGAAAAGTTGCATCCAAAAGAAGTAAAAGAAAATAAAAATAAAGAAACGGATCCTCGTTGGGATTCATTAAAAAAGTTATTAACGGATAAATAAGTTTTAAAAATGGCGCATCCAAAACGGAAGATTTCCAGAACAAGAAGAGATAAAAGAAGAACACATTATAAGGCTGTTGCCCCTACTCTTGCAAAAGATCCAACAACTGGTGAAATGCATTTGTACCACAGAGCACACTGGCATGAAGGTAAATTATACTACAGAGGCCAAGTTTTAATTGATAATACAGAAGAAGCAGTTGCTTAATTAACTTCTGATATAAGTATATGGACTCCCACTTGCAAAAGTTGGGAGTTTTTTTATGACAGCAATCCAAAATCTCAAAAACAAGTCTTTTTAAGATAAAAAGTCGCAAAAAATCACTAATTTTCACCAAATTTGTGGCTTTTTTAAAGATTTTAAGCACAAAAACGTTTCTAAATGGGTAAACTATCAGCGGCCATCACGGCGGTAGGGGCTTATGTTCCAGAGTTTGTAATGACTAACAAAATGTTAGAAGATCTAGTGGATACTAATGATGAGTGGATCACTACTAGAACAGGCATAAAAGAAAGAAGAATACTAAAAGAAGAAGGAGCTGGTACGTCTTATATGGCGATTAAAGCTGCGGAAGATTTAATAAAGAAAAGGGGTATAGACCCTAAAGAAATAGATTTAGTGCTCGTAGGTACGGCTACTCCAGATACTTTGGTAGCTTCTACAGCAGCATTTGTAGCCTCAGAAATAGGAGCGACCAATGCTTTTGCTTTTGATTTGTTGGCGGCATGTTCAAGCTTCTTATTTGGAATGTCTACAGCAGCAGGTTTTATAGAATCTGGAAAGTATAAAAAAGTGCTTTTAATAGGGGCAGATAAAATGTCATCTATTATTGATTATAAAGATAGAACTACCTGTATTATTTTTGGAGATGGCGCAGGAGCTGCACTTTTTGAACCTAATGAAGAAGGTTTAGGGATGCAGGATGAATATTTACGTTCTGATGGAAACGGGAGAGCTTATTTAAGCATGAATGGTGGAGGATCTATCATGCCTGCTACGGAAGAGTCGGTTAAAAACAAACAACACTATATTTTTCAGGACGGTAAAACCGTATTTAAGTTTGCTGTATCTAATATGGCAGATGCTGCAGCAGAAATCATGGAACGCAATTCATTAACACATGATGATATTGCCTGGTTGGTACCACACCAAGCCAATAAGCGTATCATAGATGCTACAGCGAACAGAATGGGCTTAGATCATGATAGTGTGATGATGAATATCCAACGGTATGGAAATACGACATCAGCTACTTTACCGTTATTATTAAACGATTACGAGAAGCAGTTGAAAAAAGGGGACAACTTAGTTTTTGCAGCTTTCGGAGGTGGATTCACGTGGGGATCTATCTATTTAAAATGGGCATATAACTCAAAATAACAATATCAACTATATATTAAACTAGAATTCGATGGATATTAAAGAAATTCAAAGCTTGATTAAATTTGTAGCCAAATCTGGTGCTAGCGAAGTTAAATTAGAGATGGAAGACATCAAAATAACGATTCGCACAGGAGCAGTTGGTCCTGAACCAGCTACTTATGTTCAACAGATACCAATGGCACACAACCCAATGGTACCTGCAGCGCCTGCACCTGCACAAGAAGGAACTCCTTCAGTAGAAATTGCAGCAAAAGCAGAAGTTAATGATGATGATAAATACATCACTATTAAATCTCCAATTATTGGTACATTTTACAGAAAAGCATCTCCAGAAAAACCAGTTTTTGTTGAGGTAGGTAGTGTCATAAATAAAGGTGATGTGCTTTGTGTTATTGAAGCGATGAAGTTATTTAACGATATTGAATCTGAAGTTTCAGGTAAGATTGTTAAAGTTTTAGTAGACGATTCTTCACCAGTAGAATTTGATCAACCATTATTCTTGGTAGATCCATCATAAGAAGTTTTAGATACTTAAATTTTAAGTGGTTGTCGTCAACCATTTAAAATCATTTAAAATTTAGGATTCAACTAACAAAATTTCAAAAGATGTTTAAAAAGATATTAATTGCAAATAGAGGAGAGATTGCACTGCGTATTATCAGAACTTGCCGCGAAATGGGAATTAAAACTGTTGCAGTTTATTCTAAGGCAGATGAAGAAAGTTTGCATGTACGCTTTGCAGATGAAGCAGTATGTATTGGCCCAGCTCCTAGTAGCGAGTCTTATTTAAAAATACCTAATATTATAGCAGCTGCAGAAATTACAAACGCCGATGCTATTCACCCAGGATATGGGTTTTTATCTGAAAATTCTAAATTTTCAAGAATTTGTGCAGAACACGATATTAAATTTATTGGTGCCTCTGGGGATCAAATAGATAAAATGGGTGATAAAGCTACTGCAAAGGAAACAATGAAAGAAGCGGGTGTACCATGTGTACCTGGTTCTGAAGGTTTACTTAAAGATATTGCCGATGCGAAGAAGGTTGCTAAAAAAATGGGATATCCTGTTATGATTAAAGCAACTGCCGGTGGTGGTGGTAAAGGAATGCGTGCAGTTTGGAGTGAAGATAAGATAGAAGATCTTTTCAACAGCGCTGTTCAAGAAGCTAAAGCTGCCTTTGGGAATGGTGGTATGTACATGGAAAAACTTATTGAAGAGCCAAGACATATCGAGATTCAAATTGTGGGTGATCAATACGGAAAAGCATGTCACTTGTCAGAAAGAGATTGTTCTGTGCAAAGACGTCACCAAAAGCTTACGGAAGAAACACCTTCTCCTTTCATGACCGATAAGTTAAGAGAAGAAATGGGTGCCGCAGCAGTAAAAGCTGCTGAGTTTATAAAATATGAAGGTGCGGGTACTATAGAATTTTTGGTAGATAAACACCGAAATTTCTATTTTATGGAAATGAATACACGTATTCAGGTAGAGCATCCAATTACAGAACAAGTGATAGATTACGATCTAATTCGTGAGCAAATTCTTGTTGCTGCCGGTGTGCCAATTTCTGGTAAGAATTACTTGCCAAAATTACATTCTATTGAATGTAGAATTAATGCAGAAGATCCGTATCATGATTTTCGCCCTTCACCAGGAAAAATTACAACATTACATACTCCAGGAGGTCATGGTATTCGTTTAGATACGCACGTTTATAGTGGGTATACCATACCACCAAACTATGACTCTATGATCGCAAAATTAATTACCACTGCTCAAACTAGAGAAGAGGCAATTAATAAAATGAAGCGTGCATTAGATGAGTTTGTTATTGAAGGAATTAAAACAACAATCCCTTTTCACAGACAATTAATGGATCATCCAGATTATTTGGCAGGAAACTACACCACCAAATTCATGGAAGATTTTAAAATGGATCCTCCTAAGGAATAAATAAAATGAAAAACTCCGGCGCTATGCCGGAGTTTTTGTTTTGTAAGTATTTTAAAAAAATCAAGCGATAACTTTATTCTTTATTTCTACAGATTCTAAAGCCTTGATCCATGGCTTTTCTTTTAGCGTCATTATAGCCTCTGTGAGCTACCTTAGCATATGTATCTATGTTGATCCATCCGCCACCTCTTTGTGTTCGGTATGTTCCTTTAGAAATATGTTCTGTTACATGCCACTCTTCACACCATTCCATCACATTGCCAGTCATATCATAAAAGCCTAGTTCATTAGGTTTTTTTAAACCCACAGGTTTTGTGGCGCAGTGATTGCGTTGCATGCTTCTGTAGTTCCAGTTACCAGAAAGAAGGCTATCGCCTGTATTCTTCCAAGTCCAAGCAACACTGTCAATTACATTACTGCCGCTATACGTAAAACTTTTGCTTAGCTGCCCACCTCCAGCAGCATATTCCCATTCTACCTCTGTTGGTAATCTGTAACCGTTTGCTTTTTTATTTATAGGAATATCTCCATCTAAAGAATCTTTAGTAGTATCAATATTATAATAAGGAAGCAAGCCTTCTTTGCTGCTTCGTTTATTACAATAGGTGATGCAATCATACCAAGTAACCATTTCAACAGGTAAACTGTCGCCTATATGATTAGAAGGGTTTACAGGCATAATTTCGTTCCATTCTTTTTGGGTGACTTCAAATTTACCCATATAAAAGTCAAGAACTTTGCCTTTAATTCCATACAATTGAGAATTCTTGTTTTTCATTATTCCTCCTTCAACAAAAATAAAATTGGCAGAGATAACAGGAGCTGTCTTCCTTTCTGCGCAGTAGCTATTTAAGAGAAGTATGAATGTGAATAAGAAGTATCCTATAGTTCTTTTCATAAAATAAGCAAGATTAAGTGTGTGTTTAGTAAAATTATTGTAGACACTTTTATAAATTTATTTTACCAGATTGTGGCATTTATTTTACCCCAGTTGCCATTGCCGTCATTTTGACTTGGTGTGTAGTTAAAGCTTTCAATACCAAAAACTTGGTACCATCCCCAGTTATTTAAACTACCTTCATTACCGTAAGTGCCCCAATGTTCTGCATGTTTTTGAAAGCTAATTCGCTGATTTACATTTAATGCAATACTATTTGGGTTCTTGTTTTCAGAGATAAACTGCTTGAACTTTTTATCACCTTCAACAGAGGGTCCTTCTCTATCTTGAATTAAAAATCTGTAATTTTTATTGTTTACCGTAAAGTCTTGATTTTTATTCACGCCAGGAATGCCATCTCCTTTTTTCTTCTCTACGATATAATATTCAATTAGTTCGCCAGAGGTAGCTTTCGCCCAGCCATATGCTCCAACAAATTTATAAGAACCTTCAAGGGTACCAATGTTGTAATTAATGACTCTGTTCCATTGGCCATATTCCCAACCTTTACCGCCAACAATATCTTGGTTGTTCTTGTATTCTATTTCAAAATTTCCAGGATAAGTTTGTGCGCCAGAAAAATTTAATTTTCCCCAACCACCTTCTTTGTAGATGGTCCACCAATATCCACCATTTAATATTGTAGCATCTGTACGATCATCGCCAACAAAAAAGGCTTGTGTTGCAGAAAATTTTAATACATCTAATTCTTCAAGACTAGTGCTAGTGTCAGCATCTTCCGTTGAACAATTTACAAGAAGCATTCCTCCTAGTAAAAAAGTAAACATTTTTAGTTTTTTCATCATGTAATAATTTAGGTTTATTGCTATTTTAAATCAATTACCTAAAACTCTAGGCGTTGATTTTCAAATAATTGTAGTCAAACTTACGGCTTGGTTTAGCGCAGCTCTATAAGTTTTGAGTCATTATCTGCAAATCTTGAAGCATTAAATATAGCTTGAGAAAATATGCAACATACGATAGTATGGGTGGTTATTTATTTTGTAGGAGATGCTGGTCAGTGCTCTTGATTATAGTAGATTACAACTGTTTTTGAGATTAAAATTCTCAAAAACTATTTTGTAAAGATTGCTGTTTTTGGCTATTTAGAAATTAAAAATGAGCTTTTTATAGGTTTTGAGATTCACGGTATTCAGGGTATTTTCAACAGGTTTTATGTTATTTCTTTGTATAGTAATCTAAAAATTAAAAAATAGTTCATACAATTTGTAACATAATTAGAAGTTTACATACTTAAATAGTACTACATATGCTTATGATTAGAAAAACTACATTATATATTATTCTATTTTTTTCAATGACACTTTTTACGAGTTGCTTTGAAGTTTTGGAAGAGATAAATCTAAATTCTGATGGTAGTGGTACTATGTTAGTTACTTTTAATTTGAGTAGAAGTAAAAGTAAAATAGCCTCAGTGATGTTACTAGACAGTGTCAACGGCTATAAGGTGCCATCTAAAGATGATATTAATTTGGCATTAAAGGATGCAGAAAATCATTTAAAAACCATTAAAGGCATTAGCAATATTAAAAAGACAGCAGATTACGAAAATTATATTTTCACGCTTTCTTGTAATTTTGATAAGGTAGCAAATTTAGACGCTGTGTTTCAGGATTTAATTCGTCAGCAAAACAAAAAAGAAAAAACAAATTTCAATACGACCAATTTTGCCTACAATAGTGCTACAAATAATTTTGAAAGGTACTTTTCGTATGATACCAAAATCAAAAAAATCTTTTACAAGTTAAAAGGAGAAGATAGAAAAGTTTTTAATGATGCTACGTATACTAGTATCTATCGTTTTAAAGATGCGGTAAAAAGTATTTCTAATACCCATGCAAAAGTAGCTCCCAACAAAAAGGCAGTATTTTTAAAGATAGATGCGATGTCTCTTATTTTGGGAGAAAAAAGTGTCGCAAATACTATACAATTATCAAAATAATTCAACCACAACAAATACAATTTCCAATGAAAAAAGTATTACTTTTTACATCGCTTTGCTTTGCTACCTTAGTAGCTTCGGCGCAAGATTTAATCACTAAAGTGCCTAAAAATGCGAGTGTTGTAATAGCCCTTAAAGGAAAAAATATTACCAATTTAGTTTCTATTTCAGAATTTGAAAATTCTAAAATAGGGAAAATGTTTATAAAACAACTTTCTAGAAAAACAGATGGTGCTGTCGTAGATTTAGAGACCTTAGGAATAAATTTGTCTGAGAACTTCTACTATTTTATGGAGACCCAAGAGGGTATGTTTACCCATAATTTTTTAGTTCCTTTGAATGATAAAAGAGGTTTTTTTAGCCTTTTATCAGAACATCAAAAAGAAGGTGTCCAGTATGATGGCGATTTTGCCTATATCGTAGATGACTATGATAATATGGTAACCATGTGGAAT
Coding sequences within:
- a CDS encoding DUF177 domain-containing protein; the encoded protein is MKKHKEFVIPFSGLKQGRHEFNFEIDNTFFESFEYDEFNSAAINLAVVLNRSSTMLELEIAAKGTVNVYCDVTNEPYDQPIMADLELLVKFGDEFNDDNDEILILPHGDFQVDISQYVYEMIVLAVPLKKVHPGIEDGTLKSAALDKLEKLHPKEVKENKNKETDPRWDSLKKLLTDK
- the pdxA gene encoding 4-hydroxythreonine-4-phosphate dehydrogenase PdxA, translating into MEERQKIKVGVSIGDLNGIGCEVVLKTFEDNRMLDFCTPVIFASNKTISYQKTELKLDINYHGVQEASKALDGKINVVNVWREIPNIKFGEATAEAGDFAIKSLKAAVQALKEGAIDVLVTAPINKNNIQAEDFKFPGHTDFLAQELEGESLMFMITDDLKVGLLTDHIAVKDVAAAITPELIKSKVATIEQSLKVDFGISKPKIAILGINPHSGDNGIIGKEDDDTLKPAIKELSDSGSLVFGPYSADSFFGSDGYKSFDAILAAYHDQGLIPFKTLSFGRGVNYTAGLNKVRTSPDHGTAYEIAGKGKADHSSFEEAVFKAIEIFRNRKEYSELTANPLKKSRLKREFR
- a CDS encoding DASS family sodium-coupled anion symporter; the protein is MKITRKTLALLLGPLLYLFFYNSSPPSGMSNDAYVMVGITLWIAVWWITEAVPIAVTSLLPIILFPLSGILDVGATTSAYGDKYVFLYLGGFILAIAIEKWNLHRRIAINIINLIGTNIYRIILGFMVATAFLSMWISNTATAVMMLPMGMSIVSELKDNPNTEANENSIFGKTLMLSIAYAASIGGIATLIGTPPNLVFAGFVEKTYGIEISFWQWMKFGLPISVLLLGIAWFYLTRVAYTFKQIEFPGGKKEIQRLKKELGPMKKEEKAVLFVFILTALCWIFRAYLLQKFIPKIDDTAIAIAAAILLFIIPSSKKEALIIWEDAVKIPWGIILLFGGGMALASGFQITGLAAWLGAQMGLLQGLSLFLLVLFIIAAVNFLTEVTSNLATAAMLMPILAPMAMQLAVNPFILMVATTLAASCAFMLPVATPPNAVVFGSGYLKISDMIKSGFWLNIISVLLLTLMVYYVLPLLWDLDSLMP
- a CDS encoding beta-ketoacyl-ACP synthase III translates to MGKLSAAITAVGAYVPEFVMTNKMLEDLVDTNDEWITTRTGIKERRILKEEGAGTSYMAIKAAEDLIKKRGIDPKEIDLVLVGTATPDTLVASTAAFVASEIGATNAFAFDLLAACSSFLFGMSTAAGFIESGKYKKVLLIGADKMSSIIDYKDRTTCIIFGDGAGAALFEPNEEGLGMQDEYLRSDGNGRAYLSMNGGGSIMPATEESVKNKQHYIFQDGKTVFKFAVSNMADAAAEIMERNSLTHDDIAWLVPHQANKRIIDATANRMGLDHDSVMMNIQRYGNTTSATLPLLLNDYEKQLKKGDNLVFAAFGGGFTWGSIYLKWAYNSK
- a CDS encoding sulfite exporter TauE/SafE family protein, whose product is MYLTLSTTIPQSSWILAFLAAIILGISKSGIKGIAIIIVTLMAIAFGARESTGLIVPLLIIGDIFAVIYYNRHAQWKYIIRFLPWMISGVLMGVVIGKDLDEEAFKFGMAFIILGSVLMMYWWDRRKSKSVPTHWAFAGFTGVMAGITTMIGNLAGAFSNIFFLAMRLPKNEFIGTAAWLFFIVNVFKLPFHIFVWKTITTDTLLINLKLVPGIIIGLFVGVRLVKIIKDDFYRKMILILTALGALLILFK
- a CDS encoding riboflavin synthase; its protein translation is MFTGIIETLGEVKTLKKEDTNLHITVKSSLTPDLKIDQSVSHNGVCLTVVAVKDDSYTVTAIDETLQKTNLDELKVGDKVNLERAMILGSRLDGHIVQGHVDQIGSCILIEEKEGSWVFTFEYDAALNNPTIEKGSITIDGTSLTVINSGANTFSVAIIPYTYEHTRFNTYKKGTIVNLEFDVIGKYVAKLMANRS
- a CDS encoding acyltransferase family protein, whose amino-acid sequence is MKERIAAVDIFRGMTIVLMILVNNPGTWASVYTPFLHADWHGYTPTDMVFPFFIFIVGTSIFFAYSTKKSSVATYKKITIRSLKLIGLGLFLGAFTLTFPFVKDFSEIRFPGVLQRIGVVFFITSILFLNFNWKQLMAVTALILVGYWVVMGFIPVNGIASTFNRAPNNLANYVDLKLLGTHMWKDDYDPEGVLSTIPTVASCLLGVFTGQILRTKRQNKTTILMVLGSALLLLGHVWDFVFPINKALWSSSFVLVSAGWANLILALIYYITTIRKVQFGTMFNYVGANAITVFFLSSFVGKLFGLIHVGTANITLKSWLFTTFYVRDFLPAELSSFLYAFTIMSFYCLIAFMLYKRQIFIKV
- the rpmF gene encoding 50S ribosomal protein L32, whose translation is MAHPKRKISRTRRDKRRTHYKAVAPTLAKDPTTGEMHLYHRAHWHEGKLYYRGQVLIDNTEEAVA
- a CDS encoding DUF2007 domain-containing protein, with protein sequence MIDSEKYTKIYSGTQVGVILLKGLFEEAGIPYIEKNEQNSGVIAGFVGGTPSTISLAVLEKDKEKAQVIIAGYESGVAKN